The sequence TCAAGGCAGGCAAACCGTCGAGCTTTTCAGAGAACGTCGGCACGCGGGGAAGATAGCCGAAGACGGGAAATGTGAAACCGGGAAATATGCCGAGGTCAAACTTGAATGTCGCCGACACGACAATTTAACCTGACGCAACCCCAGACCTCGAACTGTATCACTGGGTCGCTGCCTTAAAGAATTGCGAATTAAGACCGCCTGTTGCGGTATTTGTAAATTGTAGCGTGCCGGCCGGATTCGGCACGGTGTCGATGGGGAGCCAGTAAAAAAGATCTGACGAACCGTAGATCGTCACGGCTTTTCCGGCCTGTCCGCTGATGTTCAGCAACACCGCGCCGTTCGTGGGCGCGGTGATGGAGTCGATGTTCAGGGGCTTGCACAGACCCATGGCATCAGAGGCAAACAGCGAGCGGACCTGATCGCCATCAACGGCGGCGTTGAAGAACATGATTTCATCCACCAGGCCGTTGAAGGCGTATCCCGGGAACGCGCAAATCGCCGTATAGCCATCCGTGGCAGAAGGCGGATTTGGATTTCCTGTTGCGGCCGAGAACACGAGCGCCCCGTTTTTGTAAAGTTTCAGGACGCCGTTTTCGCGGACCAACGCAATATGATTCCACGCGTTTTGGTCGAGTGCGACGCCGGTTGTCACGTAGCCCACTCCTGCAAACACAATCACCAGGTTGCCGACTTCCGGGCAAAGACTGCTGACTGTCGAGCAAAGCCCCTGTTCGGGAATGATGAGGCCGTAACCACTGTTGGCCTCATTGCCGTTAAACAAGAGAGTCTGCTTCTCCTTGCCCGCGGTGCCGACAGGCCCTTTCCAGTAAACCCATGCGGCC comes from Candidatus Angelobacter sp. and encodes:
- a CDS encoding LamG-like jellyroll fold domain-containing protein, yielding AKATDNFGATTMSAPISVTVSAPTVCVSAPPGLVAWWPGDDNAFDIVGKKNWTMIGGVTFAPGKVGQAFSLNGADGCVSANSVATTAVDNWSMAAWVYWKGPVGTAGKEKQTLLFNGNEANSGYGLIIPEQGLCSTVSSLCPEVGNLVIVFAGVGYVTTGVALDQNAWNHIALVRENGVLKLYKNGALVFSAATGNPNPPSATDGYTAICAFPGYAFNGLVDEIMFFNAAVDGDQVRSLFASDAMGLCKPLNIDSITAPTNGAVLLNISGQAGKAVTIYGSSDLFYWLPIDTVPNPAGTLQFTNTATGGLNSQFFKAATQ